The Capsicum annuum cultivar UCD-10X-F1 chromosome 1, UCD10Xv1.1, whole genome shotgun sequence sequence AATAACCATTCATTAGTCTCCCTCTCCTAAAAGTGGAATTAATATaaccattttcttttttattaaaaaaaactagGAGCCAATATGGCCCTGCCTACCAAgaaaattgattaaataaattCTTGGGAAAGATTAATTAGAACATCAAGAACTAAAgccctttttctctttctcctctcttttcttttcttcttccttgTTTATCCCTTTCTTCCATGCTTGTTTTGTCCTGATTTATTTctgcatgaaaaataaaatgtatCCTCTCATGCAAAACTTAAATGGGTATAACCAATTCGTTGCTAAGCCATTAGATCATGCTTCATCCCAATCATATTCTAATTGCCCTCATTTATTACCTAATGGATATGGTATGCCCTCACTACCAACACAACAACTTCCTCTTGATAGGTCTTCTGTATATATTCAAAGAGCCCCTATTGGAATAACCAAACCTATCCAAGGAACAACTTGGTCAACCAACATTTTTGAATGTTTTAGAGACCCCAAAAATTGTATGTAATTCTTCTTTATTAATCATTTTACTATTCGAATAGTTTTACGTTGATTGTCAACCAATAGCAATCAAAGATTATCCTAGAATATTCTTTTGATGGATTGAACATTTATATAATCTTATTCGTGAATTATTCATACATTTTAAAATTTGTGGGTTCAAGATTTAggatatgttgaaatttttgtgattttcacatgtatatatattgcTATATATCATAAATATGGGATTAACTTGAATCCAATCAGTATATATTCATCCACCTctatttcttctatattattttgagacTGGCAACGTGAGAAAAATCACACATGAAAAGATTTTATATACTTATGAATTGAAcataattgttgttgttgttgtcgaaGCATAAATCACTTCCTTTATAAtctaatgaatgttttaattaatgatcttATTTTATGCATGTGTATAGGTCTTATAACATGTGTTTGTCCATGCATAACATCCGGGCAAATTGCAGAAATAGTGAGTGAAGGACAAACATGTAAggcataaaattatatatgtaatataataagtttaatttaaattatttatatttattctctaatttatttatttttaatatttttggacaGCATGCATGGAAGGAGTGATAATAGACGTGTTGCTCTGTTGCTTATGTTTTGCTACACCTCTTTATACTTTTTACAACAGGGTTAAACTGAGAAGAAAATTTAAGTTGGAAGGGAATTACTGTCTTGATTGCCTGATTCATATagcttgttgttgttgtgcatTATGTCAAGAATATCGAGAGCTTCATCGTCAAGGATTTGACCCTACACTTGGTAATTTGTTATTATCTATACTGAAAATACCAAAGTATCCATAGCAATATTTATTACAATAGAACAATAGAGATTAAAAAGGATTTTTCGGATAGGCAGTTTAGTGCATTAAATATTTTGTGTTCATACGATGTCGGTGAAGGGTTGTACACCCTACCTTAATAACATTAGTAGTTGCTTACACACAGAGACAATTTTATTGTTGTCCCTCCACTCtccttcatatttttctttttatcaaaATGATGGTTCGTAAGAGTCCATCGCTATAGCTAAGACCTAATACGGTACCAGATCCCTATATGAgtatatcaaagaaaaataagagcTCAAAGAGAAATTgcaaaaagataaataacaagaGATGTTTATATAGAAACCTCCTTACTCAAGGGAGTAAAACCATGACCTACGACAATAGGATTTCACCAATCAACTTTATTAAACTTTGAGAAACCTTCGATTACAACCTAGGAATTAACCTCCTAATTTCTACTACCTTGCAATACCTCTATTGTTGCACACCCTCACAATAACTCTATTGTGAGAACTCTATTAGATATCTCCAGCTCTAAAACAACTTAGATTTGACTAAGAAGCTAAACAAAATTACTCATTGGAATCTCTAGAATAAGACGTGAGTTTACAATTGTAATaccaaaatcaaaactcaatcaACTAAGAAACAAAATATATATCATTGTGAGCAAAGAGTTTCCTAATTATCGAGTCTTGCAATATCAGTTAAGGTAAGGCCTTTGCTTGAGAGAATGCTTTTTTAAAATTTGCCTAAGTTTGAGCTTCTCCTTAAGTGTGATGAATGTATACAATGTGGATTGATAGAGAAGTTTCCTCATTGGTGGATGTTATAGAGGACCACTGAGAATTCATCCTACTAATGTACTAATACTACCAGAGACTACTAGATAGCTGAAACATAAGACAAATGCATAAAATTACAAAACTACATATTGGGACACCAATTGATGTAACTGATCCTTTCACTAGATTAGGCAATCGTCAAAACATAAATCATATCAGACAAGCTAAGACCAGGTCTGGTGAATgaagtttgtcaatcatcaaaatatatcattctaaaaattttctccttttttgatgATAACAAACCTAGATtctcaaaacaataattttacaCATTAGTTTCCCGTCACTAGCATCATCAGTTTCCCCTGTCACCAACATAATCTAATCAGGCCAACAAACCCATATCTATCTTACCTTTTTCCTATCAGTTTCCTTTCACCAATTCTCTCTTTTTACCAATTCCCCCTTTCACCAGTCACAATAATGATCAAAATAGTATTTTCCTAATCTTGCCttttttggcatcattaaaaaggatcaCAAAATCAAATAAGCACTATGCATAAAAAAAGacaacaataaatataaaataggaaTAAACTCATATGAAAGCAAATATGTAGAATCATTAGAAAGTTAGTATTTGAGTTATACAAAGGGAATTAATCGTGCGCATGGAATTAATCATACACTAGTGTCAAAAAAAGAGGAATGTAAGAATGTGGAATGAATTAAAAGATATAAAGGATCAACTAGGATGAAAAGTAGAGAGACAATTATAAAAAAGTGATCAAAATGTTTCATGGCAGTCGATTATCATAAATCAGTGccttattcttgatttttaactGAGTATTCTCATCTTTGAGATGTGTATTCTCTTCTTTTAGATGAATGAACTCAACCATATCTTGATTTGAGACACCTATTGTAGATTAACTCCTTTTGTGACTTCAGTCAGTTGACCTTTTAGTGCTTcaatttcatctttcttttctgcTACCATGGTTTACAACTCCTTTATCTTTAAATTACTCACCTCCTAAGAAGTAATAAGATTTAACATTGCAGACTTAGAACCAactcttttcttctttataaCAAACTCACACTTTACAAGGGTAGTAAGTgagaatttttccctttttttctccaATAGTACCAGAACTAGATCTTGGCTTTATGCCAAAGTGATCAAATACTTTTGTGAGAAGAAATTCATAGCCCAGATAATGATTGACTTCCTTCAGCTTATGGATCTTAATAATATACTCAATCATGAATTTAGGCATACTGATTGGAGTGCATGAGTTTAGAGATTCCATTATATAGAAATCAAATATAGATTTACATGATCGACGTTTAGCTCGTGGAAGTAGCACCTTGCTAACCAATTCAAAAAGAAGTTAAAAATTCAAGCTTTATTTCTTTTATAAGTAATCTAAGGTCCCCAACAACTACTTTGATTTGGTAATATTGTTAGGGAATGTCTCAAAAGCATACTTGTGCTTCACAGTTTCAACCCAAAAATAGGCACACCAAGAGTCTTTCCAAGTAGTGAGGTTGTTAGGGTGAACTTGATTTCATTTGTAGCAGCATCAAGTGATAACTCATTTTCTATGAACATTAGATCATTATAGAAGTTTCTAACCTCACTAATATAAGAAATACCTATagaatcaaacaaataaaaccaTGCTTAAGCATCAATAAGATTAATGAGGGAATTCATCTCAAACCTATTTGCAATAGTAGGATTGAATACTCTTCCAAAGAGTATTATCTAATTacaaatgtcataattttttttctcaatttcaaacCCTTAATTATGGGATGACTgcacctttctttttcttttcttttaacgTAATCACTCTTTGATTCATCTTGGAAATTAAGACAACTTTCTCTTTAGGTGACTAATCTTCCCTTCCATTTAAACCTATCCCAAGTCTCCATTATCAACTTGAAATCCCTTATGTATCTTTTCTTCAATCATAACGGGTACTTGTATAGAGTAAACATACAGCACAGAAGGTCTATCCCTTCTTTTGTCAGATATAGTTTCAAAGAACTTTGTTAGCAGTGATGTATCACTATTTGGGATAGTGTAGCACTCATGAGCTTATGCATAGAccttctctttactttctttgaTAGATACTATTTTCGTTTGGACAATAGAGACACCTGATCGCTTAATGAGTTCTCAAGGAATTACTCACTTAAGAGATGAAAGAGTTATCTTTATCAGATTTTATGGAGATTTTAGTTATGTCTCTGGTGAGCTGAATTTTAATAAAACTATCCTCTTCTACTTTACGATGATTAGATATTTCAGAATCATTCTCCATTTTTACCATTGTGATACCTCCTCTCGATGAATCAAGAAGCATTTCAGTTACTAGAGCAGGGTTGAAGTCAAGTTAACATATTTATGGAGAAAAGAATGTTTCAGATCTAGCTAAATTTAAAGTATGAGATGACACCTAATTAGTTTCATTTTGAGAAACATCATGGAAGAATTTTGCAATAGACTTTGGTGAGACTATGGAGATAAAGATTCTTTCCATCGTAAAAAGTGAgaagagtaagaaaaaaattaattgagataTCTCAAGAAAAAAGTTTTACGAAAGGGGTTTAGGTCACCAGGTCTATTTTAGAGAGAAAGTACATAAAGGATTAAGGAGAGGGTATAGGTacataaagaaacaaaaatatggATGGACGATGGAGATTTTTCTATCAAGAAAAGGTTTGACATATGTCCTATACTTTTGAAGAGAAATTAAGGATGAGCATAGGGAGGACTAAAAACAACAGAATattaaaaaaatctatcaaaaatgcATAGTTAATAGTCATCGTGTAGAAACAAAAACATTAACTTGAGCAGAAGATCAGATCTTTGCATCTGAATGTTCCAAGTAATTCATGTTCCATCCTTACTCAAGTGTGACTCCTCCATTAATGTATACCTATAAAAATATAAGATTGAGTTAGATCGCCCTTAATATTTCTTCAAATACTCACACCCTATTTCAGCTATGACATCTTGAGAGGAGTTAAAGGCTCAAAAATCCTTATGTTTGACAAGAATTTGTGCACATCCCTTTCAAATCGAATATTATTCAATCTACTGAGTTATCTCTGAAGGACCTTGAGTAGTTTTCAGAAGTCACAAAACATGTGCCTCTTTTATTCTACGGACATTTCCATTTGAAAATTCACAAACACACTAGATCCTTGATACCAACAAATTCTATCAAAAAGAAACCAATGATACTAAGTCTACTGTCCCACATCCCTTCTTCAATGATCAACATATTCATTCTTTTCTAATTTCAGAAGACATGTTGTCTTTATGACTGTTATGAGCGAGAGAAGATTTAAAGTTTTACTAATTTTATGCTTAGATCAAACACTAACCATGTACCTCATTTGTACTATTTGTTTGATTTCTCTCACTCTGACCTCTTCCACTAAGTCACTTCTTGATTTTGTGAACCCAAATAAGCTTTGGTTCTTTGGTATTAAAAACGAGATGAATGAGATTTCTTCTAGTATAGAATAGTGATGTGAGTTTCTTCTCTGAGGAACCTGATCCCCTTAAGTTTCTGATGGATTCAACATACTTTGGAATTTTTCATCTATCATTGACAAGAGACTGACATTAAAGCTTATAATGGCCATTTTGACCATAGTAAGTGCATAGCCAATTATTTGGGAGAAAAACATACTTGCTATGAGGATTTTAAGGATTCTTGTTTATTTGAGAACTAAGACCTTCACGAGAGTTTGACTTCAAATTATTCATCCTAGCTTATAGTTTTTTATTAAGTATGCCACTAGAGAGAGCTTTAAGCTCCTTATTTTCTCTAATCAGCTCCTTTTCAAGATACTTGTTACGATTTGGTAAGGCTTCAATATCAAAACTGATTTTACTAAGCTTAGTCACAAGATCAACCTGAACCATGTTGGCTTCCTCATTTCCTTGCAGATAGTCTTTTGAACAACTTGACAACTTAGCATCCAATTTACCGCTTTCACACATAGCATTTTTATGACttttttaagattatgcatcCTTGAAGATAGACAGGTTTCtttaatctcaaaattagttaGGTAACAACCAAGGATTCCATTGATTCTACCACATCATAGTATGCATATTAACATTttggtcaaggatctcaactttTTATGTGAATAAGTTTTCAAACTTTAATAGACATCAAGAAAACTTACTTAATCCTTATCTTTTCGAATAGAAATTAGCCATAAGAGCAACAAGGAATCAAACCTTGTAGGTTTATCTTCGAGAGAAACCATGGAAGCATCATGGTCATAATTCACAGGTTTAGATCCATTTGAAGTGTCTCTCTATACAGCCAAAGCTTGTTTGATCATCTTATCAGCAACTTTTCTTCTTCTGATCCTATCGGGAACCTAGTCCTTTCTCCGAGTGCTCTCTGGATTACTTTTAACATATTCCTTGTAGACCCTCTTTGGGAGAGGACATTCCTTGATAAAATGACCTAGTTTTTCATAACTTAAACaatgattattttcattaaattcccttcttgagttttctttgttttgaaaaCTTTCActtctcattattttttaaaaatcttcaaGTGAGATAAGCCATGTTTTATTCCTCCTCACTTAAATCATCTTTGCTAGTCTTTAGGACCATGCTCATTTCATTTTTAGGATCATTTGTCTTAGAATCCTTTTGTCTTTTAGGCTCATAAGTTCTTAGATTCGCAATAACTTTATCCATGGTCAATTTTTCAAATCCTTAGCCTCCAAAATGCCATTCACTTTGCTTTCCCATGAGGAAGGCAAAATACTCAAAATCTTCCTAGGTAGCTTGTAcatcttgatattttctttaagACACTTGAGTTCACTCACAATAGATGTGATTCGAGTGTGAATGTCCTGAATGGATTCTCCTTCATGCATATTGAACAACTCGTACTGAGTAGTAAGCACATTAATCTTTGATTGCTTCATATGACTTGTCCCTAATGAGCATTCTATAGAGGTTCCCATATCTCCTTAGCAGATTCACAAGCAGAGACCCGGTTGTATTCATGTAATGCCCTGAAATcgtatcccgagacatcacacggtgcttagggtcacaagtgactccaagataacccttctactggcataactcataagcaactgaataaaatgcttaatTCTGTATAAAATCAGCGAGAACAAAaaactttctaaacttgatcaatacaaatctgaactttacaagattacaactctgcttttaccaaaataaaactgaaactgaatacattaactctactgactatctatgaagcctctactagtactgactttagatagcctggtcatgactcccaactatcccaactcaatacaactgaaataggaaaataaaaaactgctcaaactgtctatctggctcaaacccttgaattaaaaggattcatcacctgctgactggaaactgcgagctgactgaatctgaatgtgcatactaagtcttatacctacattatgagacaatgtatcacatagatgtatatgtggatcagtactttgaaaatgtactgagtatctgggggtgcaatgcaataagtaaacaatatctcaatatcatcatagtttataaaattatgcatgctgacataaatgactcacataacttgaataatatctgaaatataaatctcataaatcatgaataatgaaacatgtataaatctcgtgagtcatttaACTTGCTTTCTAAAATCTGTATCCTccacttattctcaaaacttgtaagctagatgaaatctgaaactcattctgtatagtaaactctttatctcaatactttaaatcaataaaactatttcaagagtgggggacatctttgggagttttttctaaccgacataaaccatgtgagctacatggagtccaacgtcttacccacgttggggagagctgttctatccttgccatcgaatagaaccttaactttagtgatcactatcttaacttacttggggtaaatcagaaacctatggggacacgtagttctggggcatgagaccttgaaatcaagcccaactcgatgctaaatactactcccttacttagctcagaacataagaaatccaccttaaaaatatttcaacaatatgtGATGGGAGCCAAAATTcatcccctttatctcaaaatcaaagatgtagatttttttcttaacttaggatcaaaactcacttctttcttaaaatcttgatagacttatcaTGAATAAGATTTAAAGTCTCAATAACATAGGAATATATGTactcttcttgaaacactttaaaaAGTATCAATAAGTCATTCTCAAAgactcacaatttcacaataagtCTCAATTCACGACAACAAATCTTGGAAATtcttaaaaatatgatatcaatataggaatgtgcaatttatgtcatgaactctcaatttatatcataattaaataagataatcatgcaattcaagacttgaacaattccataatctcataaacttgaaatatagcaaaataatatgaattcatcttgaaaatacgaaattctttaagaaaaaataaaacttttgggcacaacaacgaaagggtgttcttgttcaaaacccacataccttatttaGCTTGATTTGGTAGAACAAGAtgacttttgaagccttgagagtttttgttgaaggtttttcttgaaagttctagGATGGTGGTGCTTGATTCTGGAGTGCTCTTGGAGAAGTTCTTGAATTCTTGGTCTTGgggcttgatcttgaaagaaaccctaaccttgtggttgaaggtgtgtagagaattttgagatgtttaactaaggagaatagaagaaaaatacgttccttgagggttataagttgtggaaagtgaaggaaaaggacaaaaatacccttactaaactgcttcccaattgctgaaaatctcggctgacgaccaaggctgataagccgtcagacttgtgataagtcgttagaaaTGTCATCACTTGGGAGTTGGATTTTATGGGTTTCTACCTAAgactgacgacatttgtgataagccgtcaaacttgtgataagtcatcacaaatgtcatcacttggggctaaaatttatggatttcttcctaaggctgacgacatttgctaATAAGTCGTCAGAAACGTGATAAGTTATTAGAAATGTCGTTACTCAGTTTTTCAagctgatatgctggagtaaaatgggcgtAACTTTTTACTTcggtatcgaatttaggcgaaattgatatcgttggaaaaataattcaaagagctttcatttgatatatagtagtccaCCCAGTTagtcatatacaaggagttatggtcaataTAAGTTAATTCAAGTTTCAACCctcactaaaactcgaatgataggaaagctttcaacttgaccttgactTAAGagatctctatgatctcaattcatgctcaaataggttcccacactacataattgattaacataccaaattttcataggatttatggcttttgaaaCATCTATACGTAGAAATGACAGTTTTCGTTCTAGgctgaaatgcggggtgttataaTTCATCAGGTCCTATCTCATTTAAAGAGTTTTCTTCACTTTATAATTCTTCTCAATCTTCTTCATATCATCTTCATTGAAGTCTTTTCTGCTCTTGCGAACAAATTGAGAGATTTCACATTCTTTAGCCACCTTCATTGACACGTAGAGACCGTCACATATGACATCTTATTACTCACTATCCTCCACCAtagtaaaatcatgtattatagtcTTTCACTAACTACAGAACTGTCGGTTGAACCTTAGAGGTCGAGTAGTTGATTGTTCTTCCTCAAGACTGGGTGGATATTTAATATTGAACATGACCCTCTCGAGGTGTTACCTTGTAGAAAGACCTGCTCAGATATCAATTGATGGTTCATAAGAGTACACCACTACAATTAAGACTTGATTCGATACCAGGTCCATATATGAGGATATCAaagaacaataagaacacaaAGAGAAATTGTATGAAGATAAATAACAAGAGATATTTACGTGGAAatctccttgctcaagggagtaaGACCATAACCTACTCTAGCAAGATTTCACCAATcaactttactaaactctgagcAACCTTCAATTACAACCTAGGAATTAACCTCCTAATTTCTACCACCTTTTAATACCTCTATTGCAACACGCCTTCATAATAACTGTATTGTAAGAACTTCATTAGCTACCTCTAATTAGGAAACAACTTAGATTTGAACAAGAAGCTCAACAAAAATTACTCATTGGAATCTCTAGAATGAGACGTGAATTTACAATGGTAAGACCAAAACAAAAACTCAATCAGCCTAGAAACAAAACATATGTCACTATGAGCAAAAAGTTTCTTATTGTTAACTTTTGCAATATCAGCTGAGATGAAACCTTTGcttgagagaatactttttcagAATTTGCAAAAGCTTGAGCTTCTCTCCTCAAGTTTGATGACTATATATAATGAGCATTGAGAGTGAAGCTTCCTTATTGGTGGATGCTGGAAAGGACCATTAAGAATTCGTCCCACTAATGTGCTGACACTACCAGATAGTATTGGACATATAGCACAATAGAAAAATGCGTACAACTGCAAAACTACACACTAGGACATCAGTTGATGTAACTGATCCTTCCACTAGGTTAGGTAATCATCAAAATATAAATCACAGTCCGATCATAATCAGACAAAAATGGACAAGATCCGGTGAATGAAGTTTGTCACTCATCAAAACATAGCATTCTACCACAAACTCCATCCACTTAGAAGTTTTTATCTGGCGAGTGACGAGGGGTTTGGTAAGACCCCTACCACGTCAATAAAGTTCAACTAGTGGTCTTCTTAGCTCTTCTTCTAAAGGGAGGAAATTGGAGCTTATTCATTCTTTTTGGTGCCGTTGAACATTGTGCTTGACCTAATTCTTATTACAAAAAGATAGTAAGTTCTTAATTAAGAGTAGTACTTTTAGCTAATTGTTCGCAACTTCATTCCCTTCCTCATAATAGTGTTCAACTTTATAGTATTTCTTTCGCCCATTTTAAATTTGACATCATCAATGATATCTGGATGCCCGAAAGTGGTGTACTGATCCCATAGATCATTTGAACCACAATTAGAGTCTCCAATTCCACCTTCGCTGCTCCAAATGTTGATTGAGACACCTGGAGATTCGAATAAGAGCTATTGAGCTTCACTATAATTGTTACTACAGAATTAAGTATGATACGAGGTCATAATAATGTTCCCAATTTTGTTGCCTATTGGTCTGCCCTAGTTGATCATTTTGCTTGTGATAACTGCATTGAATTTTTCAGCCTTAAGACATACTTTGCTCCAATTCTAGGTGTAGCAGTGTCGCCTACGTGTTTGGACGTCTTTCCAAAAGCCATTTTAACATGAAACGAGATTCGAAAGCACATATTCAAGTTCGACTAGtttcaagtttctttctttcttaaacttagTATCAAGTCAAACTACATCATGTaaattgggacggagggagtactaaatttggtcatgtagtgaagtggagaTTTCTTCCTTTGAAGCCTCCACATAAAAACGGAGATCTTAAAACATATTTTCTTGATCCAGATATAAATACAAATTGGAGAATCAATATTTCAATACTTAAGACTATTAAAAGCAGTAACACAAGAAACGTATACATTATTGTCTCAAACTCCAGATAGCCTTATCATCTCTATCCTCATTACCAATTGAAGTATCTCTAATTATATTTGGAGTTGGCATAgtatattcaatattttttgaaTCCCATTGATGGTTGATGATATGTCTTAACTTTCTCATTACCAGGTTTGAAAGTTGGATTGACTGGCCAAGTAAAAGAGGTTTTATCTGAGCCCAATTGTCCCAGAACTTAATATTGCTTGAATTGATCTTTCCAAGCAGTAGGGTTTTTAGAGACAATTACCTTGGTAACAATATTACTTCTTTGATGGTACTTAGCCTCTAAAAATTGAGTTCGAATAGGGAAAAATATATCGTCCCATGAAGCCCAATAATAGCTGATTTTGATCAAAAGAACTTCGCAAAATTTTAGTGACACTAAAATTTTGTGAATTCATTTATTAAAATGCATGTTTCTATAAGGGTAGGCAATTGAATTTCGACGAAAGGGGCCTAGAACCCATGGCTAAAAGCCACAACTTAGTTCAATGGAAGAGGTTCAATTGAATCCCTTTTCACTTAACTTAAAGGAggttgagaatttttttaattagaatTTGTGGCTCCGTTACTTCTCAGCACTTCGAAGATTTTGCTAATCTTTCAAATAAATTGATATGTTCAGGATGGGCAGAA is a genomic window containing:
- the LOC107855272 gene encoding protein PLANT CADMIUM RESISTANCE 3-like, with the protein product MKNKMYPLMQNLNGYNQFVAKPLDHASSQSYSNCPHLLPNGYGMPSLPTQQLPLDRSSVYIQRAPIGITKPIQGTTWSTNIFECFRDPKNCLITCVCPCITSGQIAEIVSEGQTSCMEGVIIDVLLCCLCFATPLYTFYNRVKLRRKFKLEGNYCLDCLIHIACCCCALCQEYRELHRQGFDPTLGWAENIERQSHAIAVFTITPPPVQEAMKR